In Saccharolobus solfataricus, a genomic segment contains:
- a CDS encoding MFS transporter, whose amino-acid sequence MERAFLRYVPILAFITIMTMYVEMVILPSLPEIENQFSITSSEASWVLSSETLAGMTLAPFLGKLADSYGRKKVLISILVVYILSVFLTAISPNYSILLISRSIQGIGLSINPIAYTILRERIPDRELPIAQGIIASTFAIGAAVALPIGSYISQYFSWEFAYETAIPLLILSTIIIYVILPSSESKGSDRKIDDVGVILLSLSFLILGIGLTEAPTWGWTSLQFFTSLLLSILLFYLFALHISKSRNPIIDPYDFKNPNVAVPLISSFITGFGLFLTFQSLVFIFELPSPIGYGMTILQTGETMAPIALIILIAGPFFGRLVTKIGYMKVILTSSSVSSFLLLFLAYIISLRISVLELMGFLSLILFFISGMNVTRVTLLIASSKRERMSTLTGTNTSMRLMGNTLGPIVVGSLEDTFKTPIFEGYLNNIPIFAFVPSRLAFEYAFLISMATTVLVTILATRIRERPSTTTYA is encoded by the coding sequence ATGGAGAGAGCATTTCTGAGATATGTCCCTATCCTAGCATTTATAACAATAATGACAATGTATGTAGAAATGGTAATTTTGCCTTCTTTACCAGAAATAGAAAACCAATTCTCAATAACATCATCAGAAGCATCATGGGTCTTGTCTTCTGAAACATTAGCTGGTATGACCTTAGCTCCCTTCTTAGGAAAATTAGCTGATAGTTATGGAAGGAAAAAGGTCTTAATTTCGATCCTAGTTGTATATATACTAAGTGTATTCTTAACTGCGATCTCACCAAACTATTCCATCCTTTTAATTTCAAGGAGCATACAAGGGATAGGTTTAAGTATAAATCCAATAGCTTATACGATACTAAGGGAAAGAATACCGGATAGAGAACTACCAATAGCCCAAGGTATAATTGCATCAACATTTGCGATAGGTGCAGCTGTAGCACTTCCTATTGGTAGTTACATTTCACAATATTTCTCATGGGAATTCGCTTACGAAACAGCAATACCACTCTTAATTCTTTCTACTATAATTATCTATGTGATATTACCTTCATCCGAGTCAAAGGGTAGTGATAGGAAAATAGACGATGTGGGAGTTATTCTTCTTTCCCTATCTTTCCTAATCCTTGGTATTGGTTTAACCGAAGCTCCTACATGGGGATGGACATCTTTACAGTTCTTCACCTCTTTACTTCTCTCAATTCTTCTGTTTTACCTCTTTGCACTTCATATAAGCAAAAGTAGAAACCCGATAATTGACCCTTATGATTTTAAGAATCCTAATGTTGCTGTCCCACTTATTTCCTCGTTTATTACTGGTTTTGGCTTATTCTTAACTTTCCAGTCTTTAGTCTTCATTTTTGAACTCCCGTCTCCAATAGGTTACGGTATGACTATTTTACAGACGGGAGAGACAATGGCACCAATTGCTTTAATAATTCTAATTGCTGGTCCCTTCTTTGGAAGATTAGTCACAAAGATTGGCTATATGAAAGTAATCCTTACCTCGTCTTCAGTCTCATCTTTCCTTTTACTTTTCCTCGCATATATAATTTCCCTTAGAATTTCCGTTTTAGAATTAATGGGCTTCTTGTCATTAATCTTGTTTTTTATCTCTGGAATGAATGTGACAAGGGTAACTTTGCTAATCGCTTCATCAAAAAGAGAAAGGATGAGCACCTTAACTGGAACTAATACTTCAATGAGGTTAATGGGTAATACTTTAGGTCCAATAGTTGTTGGGTCATTAGAGGATACATTTAAGACTCCAATATTTGAGGGGTATTTAAATAATATACCGATATTTGCATTTGTTCCTTCCAGATTGGCCTTTGAATATGCATTTTTAATCTCTATGGCTACAACTGTTTTAGTGACTATCT